In a genomic window of Methanogenium sp. S4BF:
- a CDS encoding Tfx family DNA-binding protein encodes MKQGLLTGRQKEVLRYRKQGLTQQQIADIIRTSKANVCTIEKAAYENIDKAKETLEFLYTLDATHLCTIKTGTDLFDAVGEIYGEAEKLRIKVRYDSINLINRLKEANPGKFKGRFVREDVDVYINDDGELCFG; translated from the coding sequence ATGAAACAAGGTCTTCTCACCGGGCGTCAGAAGGAGGTGCTCAGGTACCGCAAACAGGGCCTGACTCAGCAGCAGATTGCCGATATCATCCGTACGTCCAAGGCGAATGTGTGTACCATTGAAAAAGCAGCATATGAGAATATTGACAAGGCAAAGGAAACGCTTGAATTTCTTTATACGCTTGATGCGACTCATTTGTGTACGATTAAGACCGGGACGGATCTGTTCGATGCTGTCGGTGAGATCTACGGGGAGGCAGAGAAACTGCGTATAAAAGTTCGCTATGATTCTATTAATCTTATCAACCGCCTGAAGGAGGCGAACCCCGGAAAGTTCAAGGGCCGGTTTGTGCGCGAGGACGTTGATGTTTATATCAACGACGACGGAGAGCTCTGTTTCGGGTAA
- a CDS encoding 50S ribosomal protein L3 → MSEIHRPRRGSLAYSPRKRAKSQVPKYHSWPQHNGEPVLQGFAGYKVGMTHMVMVDDHKKSPSEGKDIMVPVTIVEIPAMVVIGIRLYRKDTFGKRAYVEAWSEEGLAGLTEAAASGKVTDVFAITKTQPAVLTGVPKKSGDIMEMRVAGGSIEERVAYAVSLFGTEIELDSVLKTGQFLDVTAITTGKGTNGPVKRWGIQTRKGKHSRGGKKRHIGNLGPWFPHHVRWQVPQMGQMGYQQRTEFNKRLLKIGESGEEINPAGGFTNYGLVRGRYVAIKGSVPGPCKRLIRMRPAIRQSEHVERIPAIQYISVASKQG, encoded by the coding sequence ATGTCCGAGATACACAGACCTCGCAGAGGTTCACTTGCATACAGTCCCCGCAAGCGTGCAAAAAGCCAGGTGCCGAAATACCACTCCTGGCCACAGCACAACGGGGAGCCCGTGTTGCAGGGTTTTGCCGGTTACAAGGTGGGCATGACTCATATGGTCATGGTCGACGACCACAAGAAAAGCCCGTCAGAGGGCAAGGATATCATGGTCCCTGTCACCATCGTTGAGATTCCGGCGATGGTTGTAATTGGCATCCGCCTGTATAGAAAGGACACCTTCGGTAAGCGTGCATATGTTGAAGCCTGGTCAGAAGAAGGCCTCGCAGGGCTCACAGAAGCAGCAGCATCCGGTAAGGTGACCGATGTCTTTGCTATCACAAAGACTCAGCCCGCTGTACTCACTGGTGTGCCAAAGAAGTCCGGCGACATCATGGAGATGCGTGTTGCAGGTGGCAGCATTGAAGAGCGCGTTGCATATGCAGTATCACTTTTTGGCACCGAAATTGAGCTTGACTCTGTTCTCAAAACAGGCCAGTTCCTCGATGTAACTGCAATTACCACCGGAAAGGGAACAAATGGCCCGGTAAAGCGCTGGGGCATTCAGACCCGTAAGGGAAAACACTCCCGCGGCGGTAAGAAGCGTCATATCGGTAACCTTGGTCCATGGTTCCCTCACCACGTCAGGTGGCAGGTTCCACAGATGGGTCAGATGGGATACCAGCAGAGAACTGAGTTCAACAAGCGTCTCTTAAAGATCGGCGAATCCGGTGAGGAAATCAACCCCGCAGGCGGATTTACCAACTATGGTCTCGTCAGGGGCAGATATGTTGCAATTAAGGGCTCAGTCCCCGGTCCATGCAAGCGTCTTATCAGAATGCGGCCTGCAATCAGGCAGAGTGAACATGTTGAGCGCATACCGGCAATCCAGTACATTAGTGTTGCCAGCAAACAGGGGTGA